TGAACCTCTCACTATATCTGCCATGCTAATGTTCTCAAGGATGGCAACCCGGAGTTGATCAATCTCTTTCCTATGGGGGCTTCGGATATTCGGATCGTAAATGACCAGGGCTCCGCGGGCTTTCGCTTTTTTCAAAATGGGGATGATATGGCTGCGGATCTCAGGAAGGAGAGCGTAAAAGGATCCGAACAGAACTATATCGCCCGCTTTGAAGTCAGGTAGGCTAATCTTAAGCCGTTGCCCGGGATAATGTTTGTAAAAGTCATAGCTCGCTTCGCCACCTTCATCAAGGAAAGCAAGGGCCAGGGCCGTCTTTCCTTCTTCAAACCTGCAAATGTGGTCAAGTCCTACACCATTGTCTTTCAGGAAATTTTCAATGACATGGCCAACCTGGTCCATGGCATACTCCGTAAGCATATAAACCGGCATTCCCAGGCGGCCAAGGGATACGGATGTGTTCAACATTGATCCCCCCGGCCTGCTGGCAAAAACCTCTCCATCCCTGAAGAATATATCAAGCAAGGATTCGCCTATGGCATACACTCGGGACATACCAGCAAATATATATCAATTAAAGATGACTATCAGCCATATATGCCTATCTTTATTCGACGTTAAGAAACCATGAAGCTCTCAGATCCCTATCCATAT
This is a stretch of genomic DNA from Bacteroides sp.. It encodes these proteins:
- a CDS encoding carbohydrate kinase, coding for MSRVYAIGESLLDIFFRDGEVFASRPGGSMLNTSVSLGRLGMPVYMLTEYAMDQVGHVIENFLKDNGVGLDHICRFEEGKTALALAFLDEGGEASYDFYKHYPGQRLKISLPDFKAGDIVLFGSFYALLPEIRSHIIPILKKAKARGALVIYDPNIRSPHRKEIDQLRVAILENISMADIVRGSDEDFNNIFNINNPHDAFGEVQRSGCQCLIYTMNKSGVHLISKKQNQFYKVPEIQTISTVGAGDSFNAGVIYTLWTKKLESKDIQVLPLQTWNEIIETGIQFASIVCKSLDNYIPVDFASKMRGLAE